The bacterium genome includes a region encoding these proteins:
- a CDS encoding cupin domain-containing protein → MEKIILKKKDERFVNEFNWGKLIWYANKKLGNSESITIGKCIIKPNQSNPLHFHPDCYEILIVEKGKILHIDGEGNEILLEEGDTITIPEKLPHKAKNITDEEVVLTIVFSKGERKSIEL, encoded by the coding sequence ATGGAAAAAATAATTTTGAAAAAGAAAGATGAAAGATTTGTAAATGAATTCAATTGGGGAAAATTAATCTGGTATGCAAATAAAAAACTTGGAAACTCTGAAAGCATAACAATAGGAAAATGTATAATAAAACCAAATCAGAGTAATCCTTTACATTTTCATCCTGATTGTTATGAAATTCTGATTGTTGAAAAAGGCAAAATTTTGCATATTGATGGAGAGGGAAATGAAATTCTTCTTGAAGAAGGAGATACAATAACCATACCTGAAAAATTGCCTCATAAAGCAAAAAACATAACAGATGAGGAGGTTGTTTTGACTATAGTTTTTTCAAAAGGTGAGAGAAAATCAATTGAATTGTAA
- a CDS encoding Gfo/Idh/MocA family oxidoreductase has protein sequence MKYPKICLIGAGKHSTNRIYPYISVAGGKIVGVCDINFEKAKENSERFGGIPYVDYKKMLERENPDGVIICINAEMHSKLAKEIMKMGYNVYVEKPPATSSEDAFEMAIISKETGKICATGFKKRYANAYKRAKEWIETFSENSLYSISIDYASGKFKNTSLDDTFLFDFAIHAFDLVFFLFGDVEKVFTFAKDNDAYSVSLKFKNGAVGSMNLTDMRGGNIPTEEVEITLENGNCMTIHNSSIWKISENGKPSEWREPPTFISAGDSGYETGHLPELIDFMNAIKNNTQTVSNIFTSYKTMVLYEGVIESVKTGKVIELKYKNF, from the coding sequence ATGAAATACCCAAAGATTTGTTTGATAGGAGCGGGTAAACATTCAACAAACAGAATTTATCCATATATAAGTGTTGCAGGAGGTAAAATTGTCGGAGTATGTGATATAAATTTTGAAAAAGCAAAGGAAAATTCAGAAAGATTTGGAGGTATACCCTATGTGGATTACAAAAAAATGCTTGAAAGAGAAAATCCAGATGGAGTTATTATCTGTATAAATGCAGAAATGCATTCAAAACTTGCAAAGGAAATAATGAAAATGGGATACAATGTTTATGTAGAAAAACCTCCTGCAACTTCAAGTGAAGATGCTTTTGAAATGGCAATTATTTCAAAGGAAACAGGAAAAATTTGTGCCACAGGATTTAAAAAAAGATATGCAAATGCTTATAAAAGAGCAAAGGAATGGATAGAAACTTTTTCAGAAAATTCACTTTATTCAATCTCCATAGATTATGCTTCTGGAAAATTTAAAAATACATCTCTTGATGATACATTCTTATTTGATTTTGCCATTCATGCTTTTGACCTTGTTTTTTTTCTCTTTGGAGATGTTGAAAAGGTTTTTACATTTGCTAAAGATAATGACGCTTATTCTGTATCACTAAAATTTAAAAATGGTGCTGTTGGTTCAATGAATTTAACAGATATGAGAGGAGGAAATATACCAACAGAAGAGGTTGAAATTACATTAGAAAACGGAAACTGTATGACAATCCATAATTCTTCAATATGGAAAATTTCTGAAAATGGAAAACCATCTGAATGGAGAGAACCACCAACATTTATAAGTGCAGGAGACAGTGGATATGAAACAGGACATCTTCCTGAATTGATTGATTTTATGAATGCTATAAAAAATAATACTCAAACAGTGTCTAACATTTTTACAAGTTACAAAACAATGGTTCTCTATGAAGGTGTGATAGAATCAGTAAAAACAGGTAAAGTTATTGAATTAAAATATAAAAATTTTTAA
- a CDS encoding secondary thiamine-phosphate synthase enzyme YjbQ gives MEKIIVQTRKRTEFIDITQNIEEIVRKKNIKNGICFLFVPHTTCGLTINENADPSVKKDIIDKLEEIVPEGDRYSHLEGNADSHIKSTLTGHSLTVFIENGYLQLGTWQGIYLCEFDGPRTRQVWIKIISEQSI, from the coding sequence ATGGAAAAAATAATAGTACAGACAAGAAAAAGAACTGAATTTATTGATATCACACAGAACATTGAAGAGATTGTAAGAAAGAAAAATATTAAAAATGGAATATGTTTTCTTTTTGTTCCTCATACTACCTGTGGTCTTACAATAAATGAAAATGCTGACCCTTCGGTAAAAAAAGATATTATTGATAAACTTGAAGAAATTGTTCCTGAAGGTGATAGATATTCTCATTTAGAAGGTAATGCAGATTCTCATATTAAATCAACTTTAACAGGCCATTCATTAACAGTTTTTATAGAAAATGGCTATCTTCAACTTGGAACATGGCAGGGAATATATTTATGTGAATTTGATGGTCCAAGAACAAGACAGGTCTGGATTAAAATTATTTCAGAACAATCAATTTAA
- a CDS encoding aminopeptidase: MERKNGWEIWDESKIKEVFAYCEDYKEFLSINKTVRKFVKSCIEKSKEKGFKNIDELNVIKKGDKFYKINKGKEVIFGIIGDKKLTDGCRFIVAHTDCPRIDLKTSPLYEDENIALFKTYYYGGIKKYQWLTIPLALCGVVFLKDGTFKEIEIGEKDNDPVFVITDLLPHLAKEQYKKTIEDGFPGESLNAFVGTVPDKSKDKEKVKSNVLKILKEYYGIDEEDLVSAEIELVPAGKSKDAGIDKSMILAYGQDDRVCSYTSFTALLNSYNPINNIFCILVDQEEIGSRGSTSASSSFFEYFIEEVLEKSGYSILDKRKLFENSKAISADVNTLLDPNFKDAYEPRNAGRINCGVVLTKITGARGKSGSTEPTGEYVAYIRKIFDKNNVLWQPGEIGKLELGGGGTVASYFARYNIDTVDCGTGVLSMHAPFELTGKIDVYSTYEGYKVFYQEE, encoded by the coding sequence ATGGAAAGAAAAAATGGCTGGGAAATATGGGATGAATCTAAAATAAAAGAAGTTTTTGCATACTGCGAAGATTATAAAGAATTTCTCTCCATAAATAAAACAGTTAGAAAATTTGTTAAAAGTTGTATTGAAAAGAGTAAAGAAAAAGGATTTAAAAACATAGATGAATTAAATGTAATTAAAAAAGGTGATAAATTTTACAAAATAAATAAAGGGAAAGAGGTTATTTTTGGAATTATTGGAGATAAAAAACTGACAGATGGCTGCAGATTTATAGTTGCCCATACTGATTGTCCAAGAATAGATTTAAAAACAAGTCCCTTATACGAAGATGAAAACATTGCCCTATTTAAAACTTACTATTATGGAGGAATTAAAAAATATCAGTGGCTAACAATTCCTCTTGCTCTTTGTGGAGTTGTATTTTTAAAGGATGGCACATTTAAAGAAATAGAAATTGGAGAAAAGGATAATGACCCTGTTTTTGTAATAACTGATTTACTTCCTCATCTTGCAAAAGAACAGTATAAAAAAACAATTGAAGATGGATTTCCTGGAGAAAGTTTGAATGCTTTTGTTGGAACAGTTCCGGATAAAAGTAAAGATAAAGAAAAAGTAAAGAGTAATGTTTTGAAAATTTTAAAAGAATATTATGGAATTGATGAAGAAGACCTTGTGAGTGCAGAAATTGAACTTGTTCCTGCTGGAAAATCAAAGGATGCCGGAATAGATAAAAGTATGATACTTGCATATGGACAGGATGACAGGGTATGTTCATATACTTCCTTCACTGCTTTACTCAATTCTTATAACCCTATTAATAACATTTTCTGTATTCTGGTTGACCAGGAAGAAATAGGAAGTCGAGGTTCAACCTCTGCTTCTTCATCATTTTTTGAATATTTTATTGAAGAAGTTCTTGAAAAATCAGGTTATTCAATTTTAGATAAAAGAAAATTATTTGAAAATTCCAAAGCAATTTCTGCTGATGTAAATACACTTCTTGACCCCAACTTTAAAGATGCTTATGAACCAAGAAATGCAGGAAGAATAAACTGTGGAGTTGTCTTAACAAAAATAACAGGAGCAAGAGGAAAATCTGGAAGTACAGAACCAACAGGAGAATATGTTGCTTATATAAGGAAAATATTTGATAAAAATAATGTTTTGTGGCAGCCAGGGGAAATTGGAAAACTTGAACTTGGTGGTGGAGGAACTGTTGCTTCATACTTTGCAAGATATAATATTGATACTGTTGACTGTGGAACAGGTGTTTTATCCATGCATGCTCCATTTGAACTTACAGGAAAGATAGATGTATATTCAACCTATGAGGGATATAAAGTTTTTTATCAGGAAGAATAA
- a CDS encoding DUF2905 domain-containing protein translates to MEKIFGKILIVIGLLIFLVGYVIYKGIKIPIGRLPGDIFIKRENFVFYFPIVSSILISIILTIIFSLLWRR, encoded by the coding sequence ATGGAAAAAATATTCGGGAAAATACTTATAGTTATTGGGCTTTTAATTTTTCTGGTTGGATATGTAATTTATAAAGGTATTAAAATTCCTATTGGACGACTTCCAGGAGATATCTTCATAAAAAGAGAAAATTTTGTTTTTTATTTTCCAATTGTTTCAAGTATTTTAATCAGTATAATTTTAACTATAATTTTTTCATTATTATGGAGGAGGTAA